The DNA segment ACAGCGCCTTCGCCCGCGAGAACCTGCGGCTCTGGCGCGTGCTCTTCGAGCACCGCATGGCCGAAGGCGCGGTCATGCCCGACTGGGCCGTGTCGGAGCAGATGACGCTGTTCCGGCACATCCTCGGGCCGCTTCGCCTGCTCGCGCCCGAGCGCGACGAGGAGGAGCGCAACCTGCTCGGCCGGACGCTGTTCTCGGCCGTCCACGGCGTGGTCGCGATCGGCCTCGAGGAGAAGCTCGTCGCGGTGCCGCGCCGCGCGCTCGACCGTCAGATCGAGGAGCTGGTGCGCCTCGCCTGCCGCGGCCTCGCCGCGGGGGCTTGAGTCAGGCCGGGCCCAGGCTGCGGGCGATGAGCCGGTTCAGCCGCTCGGAGAAGGCTTTCGCATCCTCCGGCCGCTCGCCGTCGAGCAGGCGGGCGCTGTCGAGCAGGAGATGGGCGACATCCCCCCGCAGCGCCTCGTCACGGGCGCCGGCGAAGGCCGCGACCAGGCCGTGATGCGGGTTGACCTCGAGGACGGGCTTGCCCGCGCCACCGATGCGGCCGATGGCGCCGAGCATGCGCTCGAACTGCCGGTCCGGCCCGCCATCGGGCGCGACGAGGCAGACCGCGCTGTCGGTCAGGCGCTCGGATGGCCGGACATCGCTGACCTGATCGGCGAGAAGCGTCTTCATCGCGGCGATGAGGGCGGCGACCTCCGCGCTCGTCTCGGTCGCCGGCGGCGCCTTGCCGTCGATGAGCGGGATCAGGCCAAGATCGGCCGCCCCTTGCGTCACCGACCTGAACGGCTTGCCCTCGAAATCGGGCGCGGTCGCGACCCAGAAGCTGTCGATCGGATCGGACAGGAGCAGGACCTCGATGCCGCGCGCCCGAAAGCCCTCGAGCTGCGGCGAGGCCGCTATCCGGCCGGCCTCGTCGCCGGCGAGGTAGTAGATCGCCGTCTGGTTCTCCCTCAGCGCGGCGACATAGTCCTTCAAGCTGCGCCAGCCCTCGGCCGAGGCCGTCGTCCGGAAACGGGCGAGGCTCAGAAGCTGCGCCCGGCGCTCGACATCCTCGTAGAGCCCTTCCTTGATGACCGCGCCGAAATTCTCCCAGATCTTCGTGAAGGCCTCGGGCTCCTGTTCCGCCAGCCTGGCGAGGTCGGACAGGACCCGGTTGGCGACACCCTTCCGGATCGCGCCGGTGAGGGGGCTGTCCTGGATCATCTCGCGCGAGACGTTGAGCGGCAGGTCGGCGGTATCGACGATGCCGCGCACGAAGCGCAGATAGCGCGGCATCAGCTCGGCTTCGTCGGTGATGAAGACGCGCTTCACATAGAGCTTGATGCGCCCCTTGCGGTCGGCGTCGAAAAGGTCGAACGGGCGGCCGCCCGGCACGAAGAGGAGCGCGGTATATTCATGCCGGCCCTCGGCATGAAAATGGATGGTCGCGGCCGGCTCGTCATATTGCCCGGCGACGCTGCGGTAGAAATCGGCGTATTCCTCCTTGCCGATCCCGCTTTTCGGCTTCGTCCACAGCGCGGCCCCCTCGGTGAGCGCGGCGGGCTCGGCGCCCGGCTTCTCGATCAGCGCGATCGGCACCGGGACATGGCCGGACTGCTCCTTGACGATGCGCTCCAGCGTCCAGCGCTCGGCATAGATCCCGGCGTCGTCCATCAGATGCAGCGTCACCCGCGTGCCGCGCGCCGGGGCCTCCTCCAGCGCCGCCGGCGCCACCGTGAAGGCGCCCTTGCCGTCCGAGGACCAGATCCAGGCTTCCTCGCTGCCGGCGCGCCGGCTGACGACCTCGACCCGCGAGGCGACCATGAAGGCCGAATAGAAGCCGACGCCGAACTGGCCGATCAGATTGGCGCCTTCCCTGGCGTCTTCCCTGGCGCCCTCCCCGCCCTGCGCCGCCGCGACGCGCTCCATGAAGCTGCGCGTGCCGGAGCGGGCGATGGTGCCCAGCGCCTCGATCATCTCGTCGCGGCTCATGCCGATGCCGTTGTCGGCGACGGAAAGCC comes from the Bosea sp. (in: a-proteobacteria) genome and includes:
- a CDS encoding TetR/AcrR family transcriptional regulator, yielding MTGTAARRESQRERLIDAAERAIAEKGLAGLKARELAREIGCSLGAIYNLVADMDELILRVGSRTLARLDAALSAAPKPAASQAEAVEALVAVALAYSAFARENLRLWRVLFEHRMAEGAVMPDWAVSEQMTLFRHILGPLRLLAPERDEEERNLLGRTLFSAVHGVVAIGLEEKLVAVPRRALDRQIEELVRLACRGLAAGA
- the htpG gene encoding molecular chaperone HtpG — its product is MTQTPESLSFEADVSRLLHMMVHSVYSDRDVFLRELISNAADACEKLRYEAIARPELLGDEPRLAITVAADQEAGRLSVADNGIGMSRDEMIEALGTIARSGTRSFMERVAAAQGGEGAREDAREGANLIGQFGVGFYSAFMVASRVEVVSRRAGSEEAWIWSSDGKGAFTVAPAALEEAPARGTRVTLHLMDDAGIYAERWTLERIVKEQSGHVPVPIALIEKPGAEPAALTEGAALWTKPKSGIGKEEYADFYRSVAGQYDEPAATIHFHAEGRHEYTALLFVPGGRPFDLFDADRKGRIKLYVKRVFITDEAELMPRYLRFVRGIVDTADLPLNVSREMIQDSPLTGAIRKGVANRVLSDLARLAEQEPEAFTKIWENFGAVIKEGLYEDVERRAQLLSLARFRTTASAEGWRSLKDYVAALRENQTAIYYLAGDEAGRIAASPQLEGFRARGIEVLLLSDPIDSFWVATAPDFEGKPFRSVTQGAADLGLIPLIDGKAPPATETSAEVAALIAAMKTLLADQVSDVRPSERLTDSAVCLVAPDGGPDRQFERMLGAIGRIGGAGKPVLEVNPHHGLVAAFAGARDEALRGDVAHLLLDSARLLDGERPEDAKAFSERLNRLIARSLGPA